A region from the Gemmatimonadaceae bacterium genome encodes:
- the rpmG gene encoding 50S ribosomal protein L33 has translation MPRDKIILACSDCKSRNYFTSKNKRLHPERVEWKKYCPRCNSHKLHKETK, from the coding sequence ATGCCACGAGACAAAATCATTTTAGCCTGTAGCGATTGTAAGAGCCGCAACTACTTCACCTCGAAGAACAAGCGCCTGCACCCCGAGCGCGTCGAGTGGAAGAAGTATTGCCCGCGCTGCAACTCGCACAAGCTGCACAAGGAAACGAAGTAA
- the secE gene encoding preprotein translocase subunit SecE, with product MAVAIIQRTSTLYQEVVAEMRKVTWPDQAQLKDTTIKILIFVLFVAAVIGLLDVVLQGVLVRGIPSLFAR from the coding sequence ATGGCAGTCGCGATCATCCAGCGCACGTCGACCTTGTATCAGGAAGTCGTCGCCGAGATGCGCAAGGTCACCTGGCCCGACCAGGCGCAGCTCAAGGACACCACGATCAAGATCCTGATCTTCGTGCTGTTCGTCGCGGCGGTGATCGGACTGCTGGACGTGGTTCTACAGGGAGTTCTGGTTCGCGGGATTCCTTCCCTGTTCGCGAGGTGA